One Erysipelothrix amsterdamensis DNA window includes the following coding sequences:
- the typA gene encoding translational GTPase TypA gives MKKIINIAVIAHVDAGKSTLVDAMLKSAGVFHENQVVLDQVMDSDDIERERGITIYSKNCSVNYGDIKINIVDTPGHADFSSEVERIIKTVDTVILLVDSAEGPMPQTRFVLKKSLEAGLKPILLINKIDKPDRRVEEVIEEVYELFMDLDATDEQLEFPILYGIAKKYIVQKTLEEEGTNIKPLFDTIVEHTPLYPDYDNDPLQFQISSLAYDEYVGRLGIGRITKGQVKRGQAVVVADNDGNTKRQNVSKIFTYDGLKRIETDVAYAGDIVLVSGIDDISIGNTLCDVNHVEPLPPIVIEEPTLSMNFMVNASPFAGKDGKYVTSRNIKERLEKELEVNVGLRVEATESADSFKVSGRGELHLSILIENMRREGYELAISKPRVITQEIDGRKCEPIEEVIVEVPEKYSGTMISQISLRQGELTNMEEDRGMVKQFWNVPTRGLIGFRGDFINMTHGEGTMIRQFHGYEPMKGAISQRSNGSMVSTETGKSMTYSIFNLQERGQFFIGAQTDVYEGMILGIAARDTDMDVNPTKNKKATAVRSSGRDEAMKLTPPIPLTLEYALEFIRDDELVEVTPNFLRLRKRYLKAIDRKRAGRSDID, from the coding sequence ATGAAAAAAATTATTAATATAGCAGTTATCGCGCACGTTGATGCGGGAAAATCTACATTGGTTGATGCAATGCTTAAATCAGCTGGTGTTTTCCATGAAAATCAAGTTGTTCTAGATCAAGTTATGGACAGCGATGATATTGAACGTGAACGTGGTATCACAATCTATTCCAAAAACTGTAGTGTAAATTATGGTGACATCAAAATTAATATTGTTGATACACCAGGCCACGCCGACTTCTCAAGTGAAGTAGAGCGTATAATTAAAACCGTAGATACAGTTATTCTCCTTGTGGATAGTGCAGAAGGTCCTATGCCACAAACACGCTTTGTACTTAAAAAATCACTCGAAGCCGGTCTAAAACCAATCTTATTAATTAATAAAATTGATAAACCTGATCGCCGTGTTGAAGAAGTAATCGAAGAAGTTTATGAATTATTCATGGATCTAGATGCTACTGATGAACAATTAGAATTCCCAATTCTTTATGGTATTGCGAAGAAATATATTGTTCAAAAAACACTTGAAGAAGAAGGAACAAACATTAAACCGTTGTTTGATACGATTGTGGAACACACACCACTTTACCCAGATTATGACAACGATCCGTTACAATTCCAAATTTCCTCACTTGCTTATGATGAATATGTTGGACGTTTAGGTATTGGTCGTATTACTAAGGGTCAAGTTAAACGTGGACAAGCAGTTGTTGTTGCTGACAATGATGGAAATACAAAACGCCAAAACGTTTCTAAAATCTTTACATATGATGGATTGAAACGTATTGAAACTGATGTAGCCTATGCAGGTGATATCGTTCTTGTTTCAGGTATTGATGATATTTCTATTGGAAATACGCTCTGTGACGTAAATCATGTTGAGCCACTTCCTCCAATCGTAATTGAAGAACCAACACTATCCATGAACTTTATGGTTAATGCTTCTCCATTTGCTGGAAAAGATGGTAAATATGTTACATCACGTAATATTAAAGAACGTCTTGAAAAAGAACTTGAAGTTAATGTTGGATTACGTGTTGAAGCAACCGAATCTGCAGACTCATTTAAAGTTTCAGGTCGTGGAGAACTTCACTTATCAATCTTAATTGAAAACATGCGTCGTGAGGGCTATGAGCTCGCAATCAGTAAACCTCGTGTTATTACACAAGAGATTGATGGACGTAAATGTGAACCGATTGAAGAAGTAATCGTTGAAGTGCCAGAAAAATATTCAGGAACAATGATCAGCCAAATTAGTTTACGACAAGGTGAACTTACAAATATGGAAGAAGATCGTGGAATGGTTAAACAATTCTGGAATGTTCCAACACGTGGACTTATCGGTTTCCGTGGAGACTTTATTAATATGACTCATGGTGAGGGAACAATGATCCGTCAATTCCATGGTTATGAACCAATGAAGGGTGCAATTTCACAACGTTCAAATGGTTCAATGGTTTCAACTGAAACTGGAAAATCAATGACATACTCAATCTTCAACCTTCAAGAACGTGGACAATTCTTTATTGGTGCACAAACAGATGTTTATGAAGGAATGATTTTAGGTATTGCAGCACGTGATACTGATATGGATGTCAATCCAACAAAAAATAAAAAAGCAACTGCTGTTCGTAGTTCGGGACGTGATGAAGCGATGAAGCTAACACCACCGATTCCATTGACACTTGAATATGCACTCGAGTTTATCCGTGATGATGAACTTGTTGAAGTAACACCGAACTTCCTAAGATTACGTAAACGTTATTTAAAAGCAATTGATCGTAAACGAGCAGGTCGTTCAGATATTGATTAA
- the tgt gene encoding tRNA guanosine(34) transglycosylase Tgt → MSLGNKPLKLTLIKKSNESKARLTTIETHHGTVETPMFMPVGTLASVKFLSPEDLRKIGSQVILSNTYHLWLRPGEDVVRQAGGLHKFMNYNGPILTDSGGFQVFSLGKIRTISEEGVEFRSHLSGEKLFLTPEKAIQVQNALGPDIMMSFDECPPYPATYEYMKNSVERTIRWAARGKAAHQNPETQALFGIVQGGKYADLREHCAKELVAMDFPGYSIGGTSVGEPKDVMWQMIDHTIDFLPEDKPRYLMGVGSVDAIFEGVLRGVDMFDCVLPTRIARHGTAMTSTGRVNIKNKKWEYDFSPLDKNCDCECCQNYTKSYLRHLIRCNEGFGMRLLSIHNLRFLLKLMEDIREAIKEDRLLELRDEVYESYGITGDDHPGW, encoded by the coding sequence ATGAGTTTAGGTAATAAACCATTGAAGTTGACTTTAATTAAAAAATCAAATGAATCTAAGGCGCGGCTCACAACAATTGAGACGCACCATGGAACGGTAGAAACGCCAATGTTTATGCCAGTAGGAACCCTTGCAAGTGTTAAATTTCTTTCACCAGAAGATTTACGTAAAATAGGTTCCCAAGTTATTTTAAGCAATACGTATCACCTATGGTTAAGACCTGGGGAAGATGTGGTTCGTCAAGCAGGTGGACTCCACAAATTTATGAATTATAATGGACCAATTTTAACAGACAGTGGCGGATTTCAAGTGTTCTCACTTGGAAAAATTCGTACAATTTCTGAAGAAGGTGTTGAGTTTAGAAGTCATCTTAGTGGTGAGAAACTATTCTTAACGCCAGAAAAAGCCATTCAGGTTCAAAATGCATTAGGACCAGACATCATGATGAGTTTCGATGAATGTCCTCCTTATCCTGCAACTTATGAATATATGAAAAATTCAGTAGAGCGCACAATTCGTTGGGCAGCTCGTGGTAAAGCAGCACATCAAAATCCTGAGACACAAGCATTATTTGGTATTGTCCAAGGAGGCAAGTATGCTGACCTTCGTGAACACTGTGCTAAGGAATTAGTAGCCATGGATTTCCCTGGTTATTCAATCGGAGGAACTAGTGTTGGTGAACCTAAAGATGTCATGTGGCAAATGATTGACCACACGATTGATTTCTTGCCGGAAGATAAACCACGTTACTTAATGGGTGTAGGTAGTGTTGATGCAATTTTCGAAGGAGTACTACGTGGTGTTGATATGTTTGACTGCGTATTGCCTACTCGAATTGCTCGACATGGTACGGCAATGACCTCTACAGGTCGTGTTAATATTAAAAATAAAAAGTGGGAATATGATTTTTCTCCACTGGATAAGAATTGTGACTGCGAATGCTGTCAAAACTATACGAAATCTTATCTACGACATTTAATACGTTGTAATGAAGGATTTGGTATGCGTCTTCTATCTATCCATAACCTAAGATTCTTATTGAAACTCATGGAAGATATCCGTGAAGCAATTAAAGAAGATCGATTACTTGAACTTCGTGATGAGGTTTATGAGAGTTACGGAATTACAGGAGATGACCATCCGGGATGGTAA
- the queA gene encoding tRNA preQ1(34) S-adenosylmethionine ribosyltransferase-isomerase QueA has product MNVNDFDFDLPEELIAQTPAEKRSESRLLVVDGMNLEDKRFYNIIDYLNEGDVLVLNDTRVIAARLFGEKPETGAHVELLILKFEGKTAECLVGNAKVVKLGTELSFGDGQLKAICTHVGDEGLRNFDLIFDGIFLEILDELGQMPLPPYIHERLEDKERYQTVYSRVEGSAAAPTAGLHFTPELLDAIQAKGITIAPVTLHVGLGTFRPVKVDNVLEHKMHSEAYTMTQDTADILNTAKREGRRIIAVGTTSVRTLETVMSKYGTFKECQGNSEIFIYPGYEWKAVDAIITNFHLPKSTLIMLVSAFMGKEEIDHAYKHAVDSKYRFFSFGDSMFLKARNIK; this is encoded by the coding sequence ATGAATGTAAATGATTTTGATTTTGATTTGCCAGAGGAACTAATTGCACAAACTCCTGCTGAAAAGCGAAGTGAATCGCGATTACTTGTTGTTGATGGAATGAACTTAGAAGATAAACGCTTCTACAATATTATTGATTATTTAAATGAGGGTGATGTTTTAGTTTTAAATGATACCCGTGTTATCGCAGCGCGTTTATTTGGAGAGAAACCGGAAACAGGCGCACATGTTGAATTATTAATTCTAAAATTTGAAGGGAAAACTGCTGAATGTTTGGTAGGAAATGCGAAGGTTGTTAAACTTGGTACCGAATTAAGTTTTGGAGATGGACAATTAAAAGCTATTTGTACACACGTTGGTGATGAAGGACTTAGAAATTTTGATCTAATATTTGACGGGATTTTTCTTGAAATCTTAGATGAACTTGGACAAATGCCTCTACCTCCATATATTCATGAACGTTTGGAAGATAAGGAACGTTACCAAACAGTATATTCTCGTGTAGAGGGAAGTGCGGCAGCACCAACTGCAGGACTTCATTTCACACCGGAATTACTGGATGCAATCCAAGCCAAGGGTATTACAATTGCGCCTGTTACACTCCACGTAGGACTGGGTACATTTAGACCTGTTAAAGTTGATAATGTTTTAGAACATAAAATGCACAGCGAAGCGTATACAATGACTCAGGATACAGCAGATATTCTTAACACTGCTAAGCGAGAAGGACGTCGAATTATTGCGGTAGGAACTACTTCTGTTCGCACATTAGAAACTGTTATGTCTAAATATGGTACATTCAAAGAATGCCAAGGTAATAGTGAAATCTTTATTTATCCGGGTTATGAATGGAAAGCGGTTGATGCAATTATTACAAATTTCCACTTACCGAAATCAACATTAATTATGCTGGTAAGTGCATTTATGGGTAAAGAAGAAATTGATCATGCCTATAAACATGCTGTCGATTCAAAATACCGATTCTTCTCATTTGGAGACAGTATGTTCTTGAAGGCACGTAATATTAAGTAG
- a CDS encoding IS3-like element ISErh1 family transposase (programmed frameshift) has protein sequence MGTRTMHSYETKMKVIEMKLAGYSSRFIQTELGIKNVTQVKTWWRWYRNGEHYRFSQPVGKQYTFGKGPEGDTVEETQRLRIKSLEQQIELFKKVFGKRKDVVPEIIIKLVEEYRNTVSIKDILNLFGVPKSTYYRWTKKEQLESNNYSVNEALVIELCKENKFRYGYRKITALIRKERIINKNTVQKIMQKHQCQCRVKVKRYRKNKNPKIIMPNIINRDFKSLRPLEKLVTDITYIPYGHKMLYLSTIMDLYNGEIIASTLSDRQNLECVVDTLNQLPDIVQPCILHSDQGSVYTSKEYQLRVKNKSITMSMSRKGTPADNAPIESFHASLKCETFELNPELKGSTEIVSQTVINYLKYYNENRIQEKLGYQSPVNYRLTSS, from the exons ATGGGAACACGAACTATGCATAGCTATGAGACAAAGATGAAAGTTATAGAAATGAAATTGGCAGGCTACTCAAGCAGGTTTATTCAGACTGAACTTGGAATAAAAAATGTAACACAAGTCAAAACATGGTGGAGATGGTATCGAAATGGTGAACACTATCGATTTTCTCAACCGGTAGGCAAGCAATATACTTTTGGAAAAGGGCCTGAAGGAGACACGGTCGAAGAAACACAAAGACTTAGAATTAAATCTTTGGAGCAACAAATTGAACTAT TTAAAAAAGTATTTGGAAAGAGAAAGGATGTGGTTCCTGAAATAATCATCAAGCTCGTTGAAGAGTATCGCAACACTGTATCTATTAAAGATATCTTGAATCTTTTTGGGGTACCTAAGTCAACGTATTACCGTTGGACTAAAAAAGAGCAACTAGAGTCTAATAATTATTCTGTCAATGAAGCATTAGTAATTGAACTTTGTAAAGAAAATAAATTTCGTTATGGATATCGAAAAATAACTGCATTAATTCGAAAAGAAAGAATTATCAATAAGAACACTGTTCAAAAAATAATGCAGAAACACCAATGTCAATGCCGTGTTAAGGTCAAACGGTATAGAAAAAACAAAAATCCGAAGATCATTATGCCCAATATCATTAATCGCGACTTTAAATCACTACGTCCTCTAGAGAAATTGGTGACAGATATCACTTACATCCCTTATGGCCATAAGATGCTCTATTTATCAACGATCATGGATTTATATAATGGTGAGATTATTGCGTCTACATTGAGTGACAGACAAAACCTAGAATGTGTGGTTGATACATTAAATCAACTTCCGGATATCGTTCAGCCATGTATTCTTCATTCTGATCAAGGAAGTGTCTATACATCAAAAGAGTATCAACTTAGAGTAAAAAATAAAAGCATTACCATGAGTATGTCCCGTAAGGGTACACCCGCTGATAATGCTCCTATCGAATCGTTTCATGCCTCGCTAAAGTGTGAAACATTCGAATTAAACCCAGAACTAAAGGGTTCTACTGAAATTGTATCACAAACTGTGATAAACTATTTAAAATATTACAATGAAAATCGAATACAAGAAAAGCTAGGATATCAATCTCCCGTAAATTATCGGTTAACTTCATCCTAA
- a CDS encoding TrmH family RNA methyltransferase, with product MIVSGKISVKAILKERKRDIEFVAILDKHNDKESRYVERIAEGLKIKRMSREEMDALATNKTHGGYLVSCGKRISDPLNYLPKQTLSLMCIEGVTDPFNLGEICRTVASLGFDGIITPSYDFYEHEAKLIRASAGASESLWWMQSDDLSSDLKAIKAKKVVMAAAHRGDESESLLTYKLPDRVCICLGGALRGLSKSVLDISDVNVRIDYDARVSLSSVGACSVFAYERYRQLEEKK from the coding sequence ATGATTGTATCAGGAAAAATTAGTGTTAAGGCAATTCTTAAAGAACGTAAACGTGATATTGAGTTTGTAGCAATTTTAGATAAGCACAATGACAAGGAGTCACGTTATGTAGAGCGCATTGCGGAAGGACTCAAGATCAAACGAATGTCCCGTGAAGAAATGGACGCATTAGCCACAAATAAAACGCATGGCGGTTATCTCGTATCATGTGGTAAGCGAATTAGTGATCCCCTCAATTATTTACCAAAGCAAACACTTTCTTTAATGTGTATTGAAGGTGTGACAGATCCATTTAATCTTGGAGAAATTTGTCGAACGGTGGCTTCACTCGGATTTGATGGTATCATCACTCCAAGTTATGATTTTTATGAACATGAAGCCAAGTTAATTCGTGCCAGTGCGGGTGCAAGTGAATCGTTATGGTGGATGCAAAGTGATGATTTAAGTAGTGATCTAAAAGCTATCAAAGCTAAAAAAGTAGTAATGGCTGCTGCGCATCGAGGTGATGAGAGTGAATCTCTTTTAACTTATAAATTGCCAGATCGTGTATGTATTTGTTTGGGTGGTGCTTTACGTGGACTCTCAAAAAGTGTATTAGATATAAGTGATGTCAACGTGCGAATTGATTATGATGCTCGTGTATCCTTGAGTAGTGTTGGTGCATGCAGTGTGTTTGCCTATGAACGTTATCGTCAATTGGAGGAGAAAAAATGA
- the nadE gene encoding NAD(+) synthase, with protein sequence MKIAIAQLRVKANNPQANFEMIQEIVEKSKGKADLIVFPELAVGGYLVGDRMNNQSNIDELMAYNDRIRLLSDDIGIVWGNIYQKNDRLYNAAFFAYKGEWVERANHESAGVYMKHLLPNYGIFDDKRYFEPGDHNFEPFIFKGDRISIQVCEDLWDKSSDLKPTELMMQHSPDLMINISCSPWHKHKESMRLEEIRRQNLDIPFIYVNATGMQNNGKNVVLFDGGSMVVSSEAVTYLDANFKQTFDIVDLKVQVTNKPNYEDKMYHALISAIRYFDEEALSYGPKWIVGVSGGLDSSVSIALLVKALGKDRVVGVTMPSQFNRDITKNNAYHLSKVLGFKFLEIPIAAMTDATVESMKFGAYSDVTGLAFENVQARLRGHTLMTISSLENGVVMNNGNKIEVALGYATLYGDAIGALAILGDLTKMEVGMIGRTLNRIEGQEIVPENLIPVELENRVDWEFAPSAELAQDQFDPMKWGYHDLLIDELMHGRLGIVLNSYLDGSIYESNLGKYLASYGLDKGEAFVEDIQWVLKTMNTAVYKRVQMPPIVMVSNCAFGTVYRESQLRLHLTQTEQNLMNQIKNL encoded by the coding sequence ATGAAAATTGCAATTGCACAATTAAGAGTTAAAGCAAATAATCCACAAGCAAATTTTGAAATGATTCAAGAAATCGTAGAAAAATCTAAAGGTAAAGCTGATCTGATTGTGTTTCCTGAACTTGCAGTCGGAGGCTACCTTGTTGGTGATCGTATGAATAACCAATCAAATATCGATGAACTGATGGCTTATAATGATCGTATTCGATTGTTGTCTGATGATATTGGGATTGTCTGGGGAAATATTTACCAAAAAAACGATAGACTCTACAATGCTGCTTTTTTTGCCTATAAGGGTGAATGGGTAGAGAGAGCGAACCACGAGTCTGCAGGTGTTTATATGAAGCATTTGCTTCCGAACTACGGTATTTTTGATGATAAAAGATATTTTGAACCAGGTGACCACAATTTTGAGCCGTTCATCTTTAAGGGTGATCGAATTAGTATTCAAGTCTGTGAAGACCTGTGGGATAAATCAAGTGATCTAAAACCGACAGAGTTAATGATGCAACACAGCCCAGACCTAATGATCAATATATCCTGTTCTCCATGGCATAAACATAAAGAATCTATGCGTCTTGAGGAAATTAGAAGACAGAACTTAGACATTCCATTTATTTATGTGAATGCGACAGGGATGCAAAATAATGGTAAGAATGTTGTGTTATTTGATGGTGGCAGCATGGTTGTGTCTTCTGAAGCTGTGACGTATTTGGACGCTAATTTTAAACAAACTTTCGATATCGTCGATTTAAAAGTCCAAGTAACAAATAAACCTAACTACGAAGATAAGATGTATCATGCTCTAATTTCAGCAATTCGTTATTTTGATGAAGAAGCACTATCTTATGGACCAAAATGGATTGTTGGTGTTTCGGGAGGATTGGATAGCAGTGTATCCATCGCCTTGCTTGTGAAGGCATTAGGAAAAGACCGAGTTGTTGGTGTCACAATGCCAAGTCAATTCAACCGCGATATTACCAAAAACAATGCATATCATCTAAGTAAAGTTCTGGGTTTTAAATTTTTAGAAATCCCGATTGCTGCAATGACTGATGCAACCGTTGAAAGCATGAAATTTGGTGCTTACTCAGATGTTACTGGTCTTGCTTTTGAAAATGTTCAAGCAAGACTGAGAGGGCATACGTTAATGACCATTTCAAGCCTCGAAAATGGTGTTGTCATGAATAATGGAAATAAAATTGAGGTTGCTCTCGGTTATGCAACACTTTATGGTGATGCAATTGGTGCACTTGCTATCTTAGGTGATCTTACAAAGATGGAAGTTGGAATGATTGGTCGGACTTTAAATCGAATTGAAGGTCAAGAAATTGTGCCGGAGAACTTAATTCCCGTTGAATTAGAAAATCGCGTTGATTGGGAATTTGCGCCAAGTGCTGAACTTGCTCAAGATCAATTTGATCCAATGAAGTGGGGTTATCACGATTTATTGATTGACGAATTAATGCATGGTCGTTTGGGAATTGTTCTCAATTCATACCTTGATGGATCTATTTATGAATCCAATCTAGGGAAATACCTAGCCTCTTATGGTTTAGATAAAGGGGAAGCGTTTGTCGAAGATATTCAGTGGGTACTTAAGACGATGAATACTGCGGTTTATAAACGCGTGCAAATGCCACCCATTGTTATGGTATCCAATTGCGCATTTGGTACCGTTTATCGCGAGAGTCAACTGAGATTGCACCTTACGCAAACTGAGCAAAATTTAATGAATCAAATTAAAAATCTATAA
- the spaA gene encoding surface protective antigen adhesin SpaA: MKKKKHLFPKVSLMSCLLLTAMPLQTAFADSTDISVIPLIGEQVGLLPVLPGTGVHAQEYNKMTDAYIEKLVSLINQKVKPFLINEPKGYQSFEAVNEEINSIVSELKNEGMSLQNIHHMFKQSIQNLATRIGYRSFMQDAMYLENFERLTIPELDEAYVDLLVNYEVKHRILVKYEGKVKGRAPLEAFIVPLRDRIRSMNEIAAEVNYLPEAHEDFLVSDSSEYNDKLNNINFALGLGVSEFIDYNRLENMMEKEIHPLYLELYAMRRNRQIQVVRDVYPNLERANSVVESLKTIKDIKQRGKKLQELLEIYIQRSGDVRKPDVLQRFIGKYQSVVDEEKNKLQDYLESDIFDSYSVDGEKIRNKEITLINRDAYLSMIYRAQSISEIKTIRADLESLVKSFQNEESDSKVEPESPVKVEKPVDKEKPKDQKKPVDQSKPESNSKEGWIKKDNKWFYIEKSGGMATGWKKVADKWYYLDNTGAIVTGWKKVANKWYYLEKSGAMATGWKKVSNKWYYLENSGAMATGWKKVSNKWYYLENSGAMATGWKKVSNKWYYLENSGAMATGWKKVANKWYYLDKSGMMVTGSKSIDGKKYAFKNDGSLK, encoded by the coding sequence ATGAAAAAGAAAAAACACCTATTTCCGAAAGTAAGTCTTATGTCGTGCTTACTTTTAACAGCAATGCCACTACAAACAGCTTTTGCTGATTCGACAGATATTTCTGTGATTCCACTAATCGGTGAACAAGTTGGATTGCTCCCAGTTTTACCTGGGACAGGGGTACATGCTCAGGAATACAACAAAATGACTGATGCTTATATTGAAAAATTGGTATCTCTAATTAATCAAAAAGTGAAGCCGTTTCTTATAAATGAACCAAAGGGGTACCAAAGTTTCGAAGCAGTGAATGAAGAGATTAACTCGATTGTAAGTGAACTTAAAAATGAAGGAATGAGTCTTCAAAACATTCACCATATGTTTAAACAAAGCATCCAAAACCTAGCAACTAGAATCGGCTACAGAAGTTTTATGCAGGATGCTATGTATCTTGAAAATTTTGAAAGATTAACGATTCCTGAACTTGATGAAGCATACGTTGATTTACTCGTGAATTACGAGGTGAAACACCGTATTTTAGTAAAATATGAAGGTAAAGTTAAAGGTAGAGCTCCCTTAGAAGCATTTATAGTTCCTCTAAGAGATAGAATTCGTAGTATGAATGAAATTGCTGCAGAAGTAAATTATTTACCTGAAGCGCATGAGGATTTCTTAGTTTCAGATTCAAGCGAGTATAATGACAAACTAAATAATATCAACTTTGCTTTGGGTCTAGGGGTCAGCGAGTTTATTGACTATAACCGGCTCGAAAATATGATGGAAAAAGAAATTCATCCACTGTATCTTGAACTTTATGCTATGCGGAGAAATCGCCAAATTCAAGTTGTAAGAGATGTATATCCAAACTTGGAACGTGCGAACTCGGTTGTTGAATCCTTAAAGACAATTAAAGATATAAAACAAAGAGGGAAGAAACTACAGGAACTTCTTGAAATTTATATCCAAAGAAGTGGAGATGTTCGAAAACCAGATGTACTCCAACGATTTATTGGAAAATATCAATCAGTAGTTGATGAAGAAAAAAATAAACTTCAAGATTATTTAGAATCAGATATTTTTGATTCATATAGTGTGGATGGCGAGAAAATAAGAAATAAAGAAATTACACTCATCAATAGAGATGCATACTTATCTATGATTTACAGAGCTCAATCGATTTCGGAAATTAAGACGATTCGTGCAGATTTAGAATCACTTGTCAAATCATTCCAAAATGAAGAAAGTGACTCTAAAGTAGAGCCTGAAAGTCCCGTTAAAGTAGAAAAACCAGTTGATAAAGAAAAACCTAAAGATCAAAAGAAGCCAGTTGATCAATCAAAACCCGAATCGAATTCAAAAGAAGGGTGGATTAAGAAAGATAATAAGTGGTTCTATATTGAGAAATCAGGTGGAATGGCAACAGGTTGGAAGAAGGTAGCAGACAAATGGTACTACCTCGATAATACGGGTGCTATAGTTACGGGTTGGAAGAAGGTAGCAAACAAATGGTACTATCTTGAAAAATCAGGTGCGATGGCAACAGGATGGAAGAAAGTATCAAACAAGTGGTACTACCTTGAAAACTCAGGCGCAATGGCAACAGGATGGAAGAAAGTATCAAACAAGTGGTACTACCTTGAAAACTCAGGCGCAATGGCAACAGGATGGAAGAAAGTATCAAACAAGTGGTACTACCTTGAAAATTCAGGCGCAATGGCTACAGGATGGAAAAAGGTAGCAAACAAATGGTACTACCTTGATAAATCAGGAATGATGGTTACAGGTTCAAAATCTATTGATGGTAAAAAGTATGCATTTAAGAACGATGGAAGTTTAAAATAG